The sequence ATTTCGTAGTGCTATATGTAAAACAGAACGATTCTCTGTTTTATTAATTTTAGCTCCAGAAAACATTAATTTTATTCCAGATTTTACATCAGTCTCTTTAGCTAGATTTAATAAATAAATTAAAGTTTCATCAGTAATTCGATTTTTTGAAAAATCAATTAACATTTCATTTTCAAAAATTATTGAAAATTTTTTAAATCGATTCAAATCAGATGCAAATAGATCCCTTAAGTGAATATTTTTTATTTTTCTAAAATGATTTTTTAAATCTTGATAAGATTGAGTGTTATTAAAATTGATGTTTTTCATTAACGAATTTATCTCTCGTAAAATGTATAAAAAATTTTCTTATAAAGAAATTGTTATATATCTAAAAAATAAAAATATATTTTTAAATATTTTAAAAATTTAAAATTATTTTATTTTTAATGTGTATATAAAATATTTTAAATTTTTCTAGAATAATATATTCTAATCAAAAAATTTTTATATATAATTAACATATATAATATAGAAATTAAATAAAAAAAATCATTAATTAATAATTAAAAAAATTCTATTTTTATCTTATTAAAATCAAGTTTAATGTTAATAAAAAAATATTTAATAATTATGAAAAAATATGAAAATCAATAAAAAAAATTTAATCTGGATAGATTTAGAAATGACTGGACTGAATCCTAAAGTACATCGTATTATTGAAATTGCTACTTTAATAACAGATACTAATTTAAATATAATTGCAGAGGGTCCGGTAATTCCTATATATCAGAAGAAGGAACATATTTTAGTCATGGATGAATGGAATAAGAGAATCCATGAAAACAATGGATTGATAAAACGTGTTGAAAAAAGTCTTTATAACGAACAAAAAGCCGAACATGAAACTATTCTTTTTTTAAAAAAATGGGTACCCATTCAAGTGTCTCCAATGTGTGGAAACAGTATTGCGCAAGATAGAAGGTTTTTATTTCAATATATGCCACATTTAGAAAATTATTTTCATTATCGGTATATAGATGTTAGTACGATTAAAGAATTAGCTTATCGATGGAACCCATCAATACTAGATAAG is a genomic window of Buchnera aphidicola str. APS (Acyrthosiphon pisum) containing:
- the orn gene encoding oligoribonuclease, which gives rise to MKINKKNLIWIDLEMTGLNPKVHRIIEIATLITDTNLNIIAEGPVIPIYQKKEHILVMDEWNKRIHENNGLIKRVEKSLYNEQKAEHETILFLKKWVPIQVSPMCGNSIAQDRRFLFQYMPHLENYFHYRYIDVSTIKELAYRWNPSILDKFKKNHYHKALEDIRESVVELNFYKKNFLKFKKK